The following nucleotide sequence is from Triticum dicoccoides isolate Atlit2015 ecotype Zavitan chromosome 7B, WEW_v2.0, whole genome shotgun sequence.
GTGTGGCCTTTCTCGGTTGTCTTTCTATTCCCCATTCTTTTATATATTTAGCTACATGTATTTTCTACATGGCATGTGTTTGATAAAATGCAGACATGTGACGCGACTGATTGAGCGCTCCTAATTCACCCGTTCAAGTTGCTTCTTACGTATTGTAGGCGATTCTAATGCCAATCACTTGATTAAATCTTATATTTGGTTTATGTTGTTGTTGGTATGCTTGCATCTGTCCCTCTTAATTTATCACTGTCACGCTTTCCTATTTATTCTGCTTGCACTTCATGTGATTCTATGGATGTCCGtttgtctttctttctttccttccaTCTAACAAAGCATGTTGTTTCAATTAACTTGGAGGTTTTTCACCTTTGCTAATGTAACAAAACCAGTCAGATTTCCCTGATAAAGGCTTAGTCAGGGTTTCTTGGTGTTATTTGTTCAAATAGTTGCTTGCAACTGATAATTTAAGCTTGGGAATCTTGTTAAGTCATTTCATTTCATTTCTGTTACCAAGAATGTATCTCCTAATTCTTATCTGAACTTTGAAGGCCACAAACTAGGTGTTGTTGTAGGCCAGCAACTGCAGGAGCAAAGAAGAATAATGTTATTTTATATGTCTTGGCTATGTCCATAGTTTTCTACACTTGTGCAACTGAGCGTTGCCCAAGTGAAGGTGCGAGGAGGAGCCGGCGCAGCGAAGCGCGCGACATGCTTCTAGTACAAGTACTATGTGCAGACTAAGGTATTTTCTTGTGATATGTGTAAAATCATGTGCTACTAAGTAAAAGATAGTAGCATAAGATCAATAATTCATGTTGATACCATCAACAAAGAAAGTTTTAAGAGGAGGCTTACGGCATATGGATTAGATGGTAACAATTGTTTGCGGTGTTAACCCAAATGGGCAAATAAGTAATGTCAATTatgtcaaatttgaactaaataacAGGGAGCACACAAAAATTACAATCAATCTAAGCAGGGTATTAGAGTTCTAGACAACTTCTTTAGACCTCAAAACATGTTTAAATATTTCAATCCCACAACTACTGCTAGACTTTAATTTTTGCCGCCGCTAGCGGTGACACCACAGTAGTGGTATGGACGTATGGTTTGCTGCCAACATCAATAGTGTTCATGGGATAGTATTTTGGGGGGACACAGAGAGGGGGATGGTCGACTTAAATTAAATGGGCTCCGTGTACTCTTACGTGTCATCGGGGTGACAGATAAACCACTCACATACACCATAAGGCCTCCACCTAGCCACCTCAGATCAAAATCATGTTTTCATTGAGATTGATGGCTACCGAGGAGCAGTTTTACCTGGCATTGGCAGTTTGATTTAGGGTGAGGATCACAATAAATTAATAGAGAGAAAAAAAAATCTACACTACAACAATAGTTGAGAGATGAATATGCAATTGTCTCTTATTGCAATGATGGGGATTTGTTGCATACGTAGAATGTTTTATTGCATATACATGCTTGAAACATAACAATGTTGGGAACAATGTTTTGTTCACATTTTTTAACGGACCACAGAGAAAACATTGCAATGAGATTGTGTACACACAGTAAAATATTGCAAGTGGAATTTCATGTTGCAACAAATTGGATGCTCTAAATTTTACACATAAGTGGGATCAGATGTCCTGGGAGATGGCCGGTCGGGCAAGAGGAGCACCAGATCGAGTCCTCTCTAGCCCGGCGCCTAGCATTGCCCAAATGAACCTCCCATTTGACTGCAGCCATAGATTGGTAGCATCTCTTATTCTCTTTCTTTTTCGTATGTTCCTGGACCACAGAATTGTTACGAACTTACATTGCTCAATTTATCCAAAGGACAGCAATTGCCATATCTCTAACCCAATCAGCATTGACCTGTGATCTAACCCAATCAGTGCAAGTACAAAACAGAGTTCAAGAGAGCGTGATTCTGTGCTTGTGCAGGGTTAATCCCTGTCTCATCCATACGGCGCAAACATCTCGTATAGTACGATCCCAACCATCCAACCATACCTGCTTTATTTCTTGAACACAATTTCTGATGTATATATATAACACAGTTTGTCGCAGCACCAACCAGCCACACTGAACACAGTATCAGCAACAACAACATTTGAGATAATATTAGAAATGGGCCAAAGAGGAGGTACTGGACTGCTTAAAAAGTCATTTTCAACAGCCACCCCCTTCTCTTTTTTCTCCTGCCCTCAGCTCTTAGCAAGAGCTTCTTACAGTACTAACTAACTAAGCTCCTTATTCAACAATCAAGCCGCGGTGAATCAGGAAAAATAGGTCCGCCTACCGGAATCACAACAATGAAGATACTGTGGGGCTGTCAACCGCAAGACCCATGGTGTTAAGTCCGTTGTCGACGTAAACAGTCGAGCCAGTGATGGCAGAAGCCAAAGGAGACACCAGGAATGCTGCCGTGTTCCCGACTTCATCTGTTCAGCAAGCCAGACATTCTTATAAGATATCAGTTCTTAGAAAAAAGTTGCATGTCTTTGCGAAAATATAACAAGGGAAGGCATCAGTGAATTATATGTAGACAAAAATCTTTTAACCTGCCAGAAGCTCCTTCTGCAATGGTGCATTGACATAAGAGTACTCGATCATCTTCTCAATGAATCCAATTGCCTTGGCAGCTCTGCTGCCCAGAGGACCTACATATGCATCCAATAAAATAACGATGAAGCAAATTTGATACAATTGCCAAGTCATGCCAAACTGTTTAAGCCATATAGTCTGTGTAAACTATGCAGATGGGACATAAAGGCCAAACAAAGCAGATTACCATGGACGAGTAATGTAACTATGTCACGTTTAGGCTTGAGCAAACATCCAAGAAAATACAAAATGCAATTTAAGTGCACCCATTTATTCTGCTAGGTGTCCTCCAAGATAAGTTAGCTGTCGAAACCATGTTTCTTTTGAGAAAGGATACCTGCAGATATGGTGTTAACTCGGATTTTGCCTTTGCGTCCAGCTTCAAAAGCAAGTACCTACATCAATTTGGCGAAAAGTTAGAAATAATATTAATAATGCAAAACAAAGACCTCATTTAAAAAATGTGCATTATAATCGTAGAGATAATCCTACTTTTGTATCACTCTCAAGAGCTGCTTTAGCTGAACTCATGCCACCACCATATCTAAGCAAAAAACCATCAAATTAATCACAAGCAAAGATAGCTGGAAAATTAGCTTATCTCCATAGATCTTCAAGAAATATTACCCAGGAATTGTCCTTTCAGATGCAATATATGTTAGCGAGATGCTAGCACCACCTGCAAAACATTCTAACCCATGAGGCAGTGCAAATATAATGGCTATGGGGTTCTATCTGAACACACATTATTTTATTAAGCTGAGCAGAGTTAATAAATGGTCAAAGAACTTTTCATGCACCAATGTCCACTTAGAAGTTCCATGCAAATGTGTGGCATGCTAAACAAGCCAACAGCATTTCCACTATGATTCACAAGCAAACTAAAGCGAAAACGAGACAACATGAAGGAAAAGAAGGTTTGATCCTAGAAAAGAGGATTTTATGCCAACATGTCATGTGCACTACAAGTTGTACAACAGAGGTTGGTACTTGCATTGAGATTCATGCTAGAGGGTAGATCCAAATTTTTGAAATAAAAATAAAGCATGAAAAGGTCTCAAATTAAATAGAACGGTAATGGATTTGGCCAGGGAAAAATATAGTATGGAAGGTTACTATATGAATGCTAGCACAGTACTGAAGGGATGTGCATTACCTGGATTCATAATAGGAAGGAAGTGCTTAAGTAAAGAAACAAAGGAGTAACTGGATGCTGAAATTGCAGCAAGATACCCACTTCTTGAGGTTTCCAGCAAAGGTTTTGTAACCTTCAAGCATAAAGTTAGGTGATTTTTCAGTGAAGGTGCTACAAAAATATTGAGTACGACGTCATGCACGTGTCTGTGCAAACACAATGTAAAAAAATACGGAAAGGCTACCTCAGGACCATTAGCAAGAGAATGCACAAGAATGTCAATGCTGCCATATTCCTTCTTAACTAATTCGGCAGCTTCCTGTCAAATGAGCAGATTCATATATTAGTCAAACTCAAGCTGTCGCGGAACAGATCGTATTTGTTAAATTGGGAGAGATGCCAGAAGTGGAACATGCATTGCAATGAGGCCCAAAGGGCTAATATATTACAACAAGAAGGATGACTCGCACTACCACAAAGAATACCACTAATACGTTATTACCCCTTAGCACCTCAAATTCAAGGTACGTGCAACAGCGTTGAGTTTGGAAGGGGTAAGGTTTACGTGATATAGTAGAGATGTTATAATTGTGTCCCTTGTAGTCCTAACATGCACTCACTGTTATACTACTAACCTTTAAAATATTGTGCATGATTTCGAAGCAAATTCAAAAATTAGGTAGTCATATATGATGGAGATGATTTCATAGACATACCTTCACAGTCCAATTTGACGATCCTGCGTACCTTTTGTTTGTTTTGACCTAACATAGTGAAATACAATGTTCATCAGAGAGCCATAATAAAAAATGAACAAGGACATACACAAAGATAGAGCATTACATCTTCAGGAACATCCTCCGGGGAATCATAGACAGCATCCAGTGGATAGACTTTAACAATCTCCATAAGAGATCCATCAGGCAGCCTGTACCAACAGCAAATTAGTCAACTGTAAAACGGTAAGTGTTTAGAAATATGTGATGCACCGGCTAAAACTATCCAGAACTATAGTACAGACTTCCGTGATTCGTCAAATTTTCCACGCCTCAGGCTTGTCTCAAATATGTTAAGTGCCTGTCAAAGGTATAATTATCCATGAGACAATTCATCAACAAAAGCTTCCATAATGATGGACACAAGGATCGGATCAACATACAGGCACCCATGTACCAACAAGAATTTCAGCACCAGCTGCGGCAAGAGCCTTTGCAATTGCCCAGCCATAGCCGTTATCATCAGCAACCCCAGCAATAAATGCCCTTTTCCCTGAAAGATCACAGCTAGATGAGAAAAAAATGTAGTAATGAGAAGGCTTTATGCTCTCTATCAAATCCAGTTTTCCGGACATTAATGAGTTACACACTTTCTTAGTTTTTTTTAGTACCGAGAATATGAGCACCATTGCATATTTGTAATCTAAAAAAACAGTAATATAGATGGACGTGCTCTAACCCTATTTACATAATTTTCATAAGGTCAGCAATTCGAGTATGATTGGTTTGCTGCCAATATTTGGCTAGCCAAATATTGGCAATACCAATACTTGCCAACTATTGGCAACTTTGTGTGAGATAGGCAAGACAACTCGGTAACCTACCAAGTAGTAGCCAATAGTTGGCACAATGCATGCCAatttttggcatcaaaccaatCATGCTCTTCATGCAAATAAAACTACATGAGGTTACTGATTGGTATGTACAATGAAACTTCCCCCAATTTTTTTGATAAACTTTTGCAGTACCCTGGGTAGTAAACTGAATGCCGACTTTCAGGTAATGATTTAGAGCAACATGGTTTGTTTTTCACCATTTTAGCAAACAAGCGATAAAATACAGTCCCCAGGAAACCCACTTTTCAGTTGTTGCCTAAATCGCTAAACTCCAAGGTAAGCGAACACCATCCCCTATGCGTTATATATAAAATTATAATGAATCAAGGATGGAATTTCTGCAATCAGTAGAAGTGGTATGCATGAACCTGACCGTGTTAGAAAAGAGAGCAGCATATACTAAAAGGTGAATGATGTTAACTACTAGTAGTACACTCAATTTGTATGAATATCTCACGATCCGATAGAACCCAAACAGAGTTACAACAAGAAGCGATGAGGAATTACATAATTGTTCTTTACATGCATAGAAGTACCAAACATAATTGTCACCATTCCTGACACTGCTCACCTCTAAGATCGATGGGCAGCCCAGAAGAGCTACCTTCTCCTGACACCGCTCTTACGGCGACAGCGCCGCTCCGGGAAGAACCAAGAGACCTGGAGCAGGAGATTCTGGGACAGTTCGCGAAGCTACCAGCGACGAGCGTCAGGTCGATCCGTGAGACGGCCGGCCTCGAGGTGAGCATGCTCTGAGAGGCCGAGACGCAGGGGCGTGCGGCCAGCATCTGCGCGCCGGCGGTTGCACAAGGGGCCATCGTCCGTGCTAGCAGCTACGAGCCTGTCAGAACACCACAAATTCATCACAGCAAGAAAGGATCTCGCGACAAGGATAAAGGCACGGCCAGGATCAGCGACGCCGGCCGGAAACGGCAGCCCAGCTCGCAGCCCGTGCCCGGAGGATCTCGTCGGGCGAAACCAGCCGGCAAACGGCGCAGGGCAACAGCCCGGTTTCCGTGGATCGGGGCGGAGGTGAAGCGGGAGGCGGTGGCTTACCTCGGGAGAAGGCGGAATGCGTGAGGGAGGGATCTGAGGGGGGATGCGCGTGCCGTTGGTGAGCGCAGCAAGGTGGCGGCGATTCTGGAGCGGCGGGGAGAGCAGGTGGGAGAGTAATAGGGAGGAGGGGGCGAGGGGGTTTTCGATGAGACCGAGGGGGTGAAGCGGGCTCGGTTTGGCCGACCGCCGGAGTAGCTGAGAAACCGAGGGAGCCCTCTGCTCGTTTTTTTTAACAcctctaaggccaactccaccgcgcgaccccatcccGTCCGGCTCCGTCCGTTTGAGGTAAAAGAAACAAACGAGGCAGCCCAGCGCGCGACGGTCCGGACcaatctggtccgttttgtgtccgaGCCAACCCATTTCGAGCATAAACATGCGCCGGTTTTGGGTCTCGGCGGACACCAAACGGACGCGTCGCTCGTCCacgtcggggccgcgtggcaggcggccacctacctcccacctgCCAACATCAATGCGCACGCGCGGGTGGCCCCACTTGTCATCCGCCCAGGCAAACGGGCGCGGTCCTTCTTAAATGGGGAAGCCGTGGACCGatcgtcgtccacactgccccactccaccccgcggcctcctcgaaacccgacagccccaaacccccaaaccctagcctcgAACTCGCCGGCCGGCCCCCTCGCAACCATGGGCCTATGGAACTAcggccgcaaggggaagcacgaccgcgaggccggctcctcgtcggggcgctgtcgtggttctaagtctgacagtaaaatAGGGGGTAgaaaaggagaggcaagatcctagctatggagtagttgtatatgcaagatgtttacgagttcaggcccttctcggaggaagtaatagccctacgtctcggagcccggaggcggtcgactggattatgtgcgtatgagttacaggggtgcgaaccctttacactgaggaggggggtggcttatatagagtccgccagacccctccggccctcagttatgcagggtttaaggtacattaagacctgtcgttactggtaacgccatacataaagtgctatgataaccataaagactacttaatgacagaccgttcctgtgcagagtgactctagatttcctggtggtcgagtgaatggcttcatggtcgagtgtcttcgagtccgtcgagtgaaatccttccaggtcgactgaaaggtaacTTCTtcttagagatgtccttggggagggtatcatggacaggtccatgaccctaccctaggtac
It contains:
- the LOC119337378 gene encoding enoyl-[acyl-carrier-protein] reductase [NADH] 1, chloroplastic-like, whose product is MAPCATAGAQMLAARPCVSASQSMLTSRPAVSRIDLTLVAGSFANCPRISCSRSLGSSRSGAVAVRAVSGEGSSSGLPIDLRGKRAFIAGVADDNGYGWAIAKALAAAGAEILVGTWVPALNIFETSLRRGKFDESRKLPDGSLMEIVKVYPLDAVYDSPEDVPEDVKTNKRYAGSSNWTVKEAAELVKKEYGSIDILVHSLANGPEVTKPLLETSRSGYLAAISASSYSFVSLLKHFLPIMNPGGASISLTYIASERTIPGYGGGMSSAKAALESDTKVLAFEAGRKGKIRVNTISAGPLGSRAAKAIGFIEKMIEYSYVNAPLQKELLADEVGNTAAFLVSPLASAITGSTVYVDNGLNTMGLAVDSPTVSSLL